A window from Heteronotia binoei isolate CCM8104 ecotype False Entrance Well chromosome 15, APGP_CSIRO_Hbin_v1, whole genome shotgun sequence encodes these proteins:
- the THTPA gene encoding thiamine-triphosphatase: MATGVACSAAAAVCGSHAGKDAGSPASGSIEVEQKFLFEPGTEEKLAALGASLAGNVSFRDQYFDTPDWRLTLADYWLREREGTGWELKCPPRPLEGATVSSPAAESRNPRGLTQVPAAPLPLQPLGGAGRPDSATQYQEVTCPRDIVAHVCGLLGVDLAASCCGDVARAVEKLGLEEFASFVTRRRKYRVRELCVDLDEADFGYAVGEVEAVVRRQEDVPEALERIQELGRQLGFDEKTRVPGKMSVYLHKFRPAHYESLVRAGRLRKVGDPGATRGEKN, encoded by the exons ATGGCGACAGGCGTAGCTTGCAGTGCTGCGGCTGCGGTTTGCGGCTCCCACGCAGGGAAAG ATGCTGGGAGCCCGGCTTCGGGATCCATTGAGGTAGAACAGAAGTTCCTCTTTGAGCCTGGCACGGAGGAGAAGTTGGCGGCCCTGGGGGCATCTTTGGCCGGAAACGTCTCCTTCCGGGACCAGTACTTTGACACTCCTGACTGGCGCCTTACCCTGGCTGACTACTGGCTCCGGGAGCGCGAGGGGACCGGCTGGGAGCTGAAATGTCCCCCGCGGCCCCTGGAGGGCGCCACCGTTTCGAGCCCGGCCGCAGAAAGCCGGAACCCACGAGGCCTTACGCAGGTGCCTGCTGCACCCCTCCCTTTGCAGCCGCTAGGGGGAGCTGGCAGGCCGGACTCGGCCACGCAATACCAGGAAGTGACATGCCCCCGGGATATCGTGGCCCACGTCTGTGGTCTCTTGGGTGTGGACTTGGCGGCGAGCTGCTGCGGTGACGTGGCCAGAGCGGTGGAGAAGCTCGGCCTGGAGGAGTTTGCCAGCTTTGTGACCCGCCGGCGCAAATATCGCGTGAGGGAGCTGTGCGTGGACCTCGACGAGGCAGATTTTGGCTACGCGGTGGGGGAGGTGGAGGCCGTGGTCAGACGGCAGGAGGACGTGCCGGAGGCTCTAGAGAGGATACAAGAGCTAGGCAGGCAGCTGG GCTTTGATGAGAAAACCCGCGTTCCGGGAAAGATGTCCGTTTACCTGCACAAATTCAGGCCCGCGCACTACGAGAGCCTCGTGCGAGCTGGGAGGTTGCGGAAAGTAGGGGACCCAGGAGCTACAAGAGGGGAGAAAAACTGA